Genomic window (Planococcus sp. MSAK28401):
GGACAAGTAGAACAGATAAGGAGGAATGTTGATGGATCAGTTTTATCTACTTATCGGCATCATCATCGTCGTCCTCACACTGATCGATTTCATCTGGACGACTTTATGGGTCGATGGCGGCGCCGGCCCATTGACCCATAAGCTCACTTCCGCCTACTGGACGCTCCATAAGCAAGTGAGCCGGAATAACTCGAAATTCCTGAGCCTCGCGGGGCCGATTATTTTGGTCTCCACCTTGGCGACATGGATTTTCCTATTATGGGCAGGCTGGACGTTCATTTTTGCCAGTTCCGACATGATCGTCGATACTAAGGACGGCGGGCCCTTGTCGTGGGTTGAATATGCTTATTTTGCAGGCTACTTAATCTTTACACTCGGCAACGGCGAGTTCTCCCCGGATGATGGCATCTGGCAGATCGTAGCAATCTTTGCGACCGGTACCGGCATGCTATTCATTACCTTCGGCGTGACTTATTTGCTGCAAGTGCTGAGCGCCGTGTCAGAAAAACGCTCGCTTGCCTCGAGCATTAGCGGCATTGCAATGGATCCCGCTTCCTTTGTCAACAAGTCATGGAACGGGAAGAATTTCGACAACCTCAATCTATTGCTCGATACGTTCGCGAATGAATTAAGCGATGCCGTATCAAAATACAACGCTTACCCCGTACTCCATTATTACCGCAGCTCGACGCATGACCGTTCACTGCCGGTTAATATCGTCGTACTTGATGAATCATTGACTTTCTTGAAGCATGGCATACCGGAGGATATTCAGCCTAATGCTTTATTGATGCAGGAACTCTCAAGCACCATCACCAGTTATTTGGATACCTTGCATAGCTCATCCATCGATGCATCCACCGTGGTTCCGCCCCATCAAGTGCTGGCAAATCTCGATGGGACGATCCCAACAATTGATGCAGAAAGCTATGAAAAAACGATGGAATCATTTGAACTGCGCAGAAGAAAGCTTCTCGGCCTCGTGGAAATGACAGGCGAAGAGTGGCCAGGCACAGCAAACGACCTTGAATGAATTGGAATTGCCTTAAAAAATTGAATAACTGGTGATGAAAAAGCGCATTTTCCTGGCGCTTTTTCATTTTCTGTTTTTGTCGTTATTTCCAACAACTAAATAAACAAAGGGTGTTTCAATTAAAATAATTCAGGGAACAATTGGAAGGATGAGATTTTGAAATTGGAGGCTAAGTAATGCAAACGACCATACCTACTTTATTGACAAAAGAAGATTTCACAAACCGCCACGACTTGCCCGACTGGTTGCTGCGCGAATATAAAACCTTTCATGAAACGGTTACAGACAAGACCTTCCCGTGTTATTTCGGCAGAAGCGGCGAGTTGAAAAGTGAGCTGCGCTATGCATACATAAGCCAAGACGATTGGTCAAACTTGCCTGGAGCCGTTGCGGAATTTTTGACTTTATTCGAAGACCCGAAACATAAGCGGCATGGGCTGTTTGTGTTTGTGGAACCATTTGAAAACGAAGGGCCGCTAGATGCTTACCGCAAGCAGTTCTGGGAGATACTGCAGTATCTTCATGATATGGACGATACCGAATGGCCGGAACAAGCGCCGCGGGATCCGGATCATTATTTATGGGATTTCAACTTCAAAGGGGAGCCCATTTTCATCTTTGGCAACGCTCCTGCCTATAAACAGCGCCGCACGCGCCACCTTGGCAATTCGATGGTGCTCGGGTTCCAGCCAAGAAGGATTTTCGAAGGGCTGACGGGGACCGAAAAAGGCGGCATCATGTCGCGCGAGAAGGTAAGGGAACGTGTTGAGAAATGGGATGAATTGCCGACCCATCCAGACATTAGCCATTTTGGCGACCCTGAACATAATGAATGGAAGCAGTTCTTCATCGGGGATGATGTTGAGCCGGTCAAAGGCAAATGCCCGTTTTCCCATAAAGAACTTTAACCAGTAAAAAAA
Coding sequences:
- a CDS encoding two pore domain potassium channel family protein; the protein is MDQFYLLIGIIIVVLTLIDFIWTTLWVDGGAGPLTHKLTSAYWTLHKQVSRNNSKFLSLAGPIILVSTLATWIFLLWAGWTFIFASSDMIVDTKDGGPLSWVEYAYFAGYLIFTLGNGEFSPDDGIWQIVAIFATGTGMLFITFGVTYLLQVLSAVSEKRSLASSISGIAMDPASFVNKSWNGKNFDNLNLLLDTFANELSDAVSKYNAYPVLHYYRSSTHDRSLPVNIVVLDESLTFLKHGIPEDIQPNALLMQELSSTITSYLDTLHSSSIDASTVVPPHQVLANLDGTIPTIDAESYEKTMESFELRRRKLLGLVEMTGEEWPGTANDLE
- a CDS encoding YqcI/YcgG family protein, with product MQTTIPTLLTKEDFTNRHDLPDWLLREYKTFHETVTDKTFPCYFGRSGELKSELRYAYISQDDWSNLPGAVAEFLTLFEDPKHKRHGLFVFVEPFENEGPLDAYRKQFWEILQYLHDMDDTEWPEQAPRDPDHYLWDFNFKGEPIFIFGNAPAYKQRRTRHLGNSMVLGFQPRRIFEGLTGTEKGGIMSREKVRERVEKWDELPTHPDISHFGDPEHNEWKQFFIGDDVEPVKGKCPFSHKEL